One genomic region from Henningerozyma blattae CBS 6284 chromosome 2, complete genome encodes:
- the TBLA0B00970 gene encoding uncharacterized protein (similar to Saccharomyces cerevisiae YHR138C; ancestral locus Anc_2.100), with translation MKLTQLIPFLLSFFLLSTQTYATSYILTFDNHGQDIRPQFFSDIKEQIKKLGGQITHEYTLIQGFTIDLRQEVLTPLKMKLADIEKTLGYKVYLEKDPEVHTFGNNHEH, from the exons ATGAAACTAACACAATTAATTCCATTCTTATTAAGCTTTTTCCTATTAAGTACACAAACTT aCGCCACAtcttatattttaacaTTTGATAATCATGGTCAAGATATAAGACCTCAATTTTTTAGCGATATTAAAGAACAAATTAAGAAGTTAGGAGGTCAAATCACACATGAATATACTTTGATTCAAGGCTTCACTATTGATTTACGACAAGAAGTTTTAACTccattgaaaatgaaactTGCTGATATAGAAAAGACTTTGGGCTATAAAGTTTATTTGGAAAAGGATCCTGAAGTACATACCTTTGGCAATAACCATGAACATTAA
- the ECM14 gene encoding putative metallocarboxypeptidase (similar to Saccharomyces cerevisiae ECM14 (YHR132C); ancestral locus Anc_2.110): MNLLYTTLITLTLLTTIRCTKSYSHYKIIRCSKDFPLQRVDRDDYEIWSKNSKFIDLMVWKNQDFKECDLLIEDLDEAIKESYPKNEDHLQELYLNILNSPSDIDDKNQINFETFKMAPDLFFRNYRPLNVIDLWIRLLNNTFPELVTIERIGRTHEGRPLEAIHISSNNPELNPERKTIVITGGIHSREWVSISSVCYIMYQLLTRYGLKENEKLTRETNYLDSLDFLFIPVFNPDGYEYTWTTDRLWRKNRQLTPIEQCQGIDIDHSFNFHWETGNTSPCNEDYSGIEPMEAMEAYSLNQYLITKKKDYKVYGYIDFHSYSQEILYPYAYSCDSLPRDFENLLELSYGISRAIHLTTKKKYNVVAACEDRGSDILPGMGSGSALDFMYHNRAFWAFQIKLRDNGNYGFLLPAKFIESVGKDAYAAVKYFCEFILNPDL; this comes from the coding sequence atgaatttgTTGTACACTACTCTCATAACATTAACTTTATTAACCACTATACGATGTACAAAAAGTTACTCccattataaaattattagatgttCCAAAGATTTCCCCCTACAAAGGGTAGATAGAGATGATTATGAAATTTGGAGTAAGAATTCTAAATTTATAGATTTGATGGTTTGGAAAAATcaagattttaaagaatgtGACTTACTCATTGAAGATTTGGATGAAGCTATTAAGGAATCTTACCCGAAAAATGAAGATCATCTacaagaattatatttaaatatactaAATTCACCTTCAGATATCGatgataaaaatcaaataaattttgaaacttttaaaatGGCGCCcgatttatttttcagaAATTATAGACCTTTGAACGTGATCGATTTATGGAttagattattaaataatacattCCCAGAACTTGTCACAATAGAAAGAATCGGTAGAACTCATGAAGGTAGACCTCTAGAGGCAATTCATATTTCGTCAAATAATCCAGAACTGAATCCAGAAAGGAAAACAATTGTTATTACAGGTGGGATCCATTCACGTGAATGGGTCAGTATTTCTTCAGTTTGTTATATCAtgtatcaattattaacaaGATATGGACTCAAAGAAAATGAGAAATTAACAAGAGAAACGAATTATTTAGATTCCttagattttttatttatccCAGTTTTCAATCCAGATGGCTATGAATATACTTGGACTACTGATCGTCTTTGGAGGAAAAATCGTCAATTAACCCCAATTGAACAATGCCAGGGGATAGATATTGAtcattcttttaatttccaTTGGGAAACCGGTAACACATCTCCTTGCAATGAAGATTATAGTGGTATTGAACCTATGGAAGCTATGGAAGCTTATTCTTTGAATCAATACCTAATTACGAAGAAAAAGGATTATAAAGTTTACGGATATATAGATTTCCATTCATATTCCCAAGAGATTCTTTATCCATACGCTTATTCTTGTGATTCATTACCAAGAGATTTCgagaatttattagaacTATCGTATGGGATTTCAAGAGCCATCCATCTAACtacaaagaagaaatataatGTAGTGGCTGCTTGTGAAGATAGAGGAAGTGATATTTTACCTGGGATGGGATCAGGAAGTGCATTGGATTTTATGTATCATAATAGAGCATTTTGGGCATTCCAAATCAAATTAAGAGATAATGGGAATTATGGGTTTTTATTACCTGCCAAGTTCATTGAATCGGTCGGTAAGGATGCATATGCTGCTGTGAAATACTTTTGTGAGTTTATATTAAATCCTGATTTATAG
- the ASI2 gene encoding Asi2p (similar to Saccharomyces cerevisiae ASI2 (YNL159C); ancestral locus Anc_2.112): MDKELFEKFLIESHNEEVKREKEAREAREASNLRRQRENENRHGHGGILNNHNRLPNQEELQQELQEAIRDIIEELELEGGGRVRHRRGPLGGHLHNNFRIHTNNNNNNHNNNNNTNINRGQHPIFRQRRPWLRTLLRNLLVIDYFLILMIFPFSMYNVLRSGFSSMTYSDDDFISEIMNYIKIVQVFNSKKELMMIMKEKTLLGKFHNIVVYYLQPSIETVLKLFNWSSMAQDEIIMFAKILIKILTVNAYLLYGLGGTAYISGAGFFFTLCFMIIAIKRYESLHKIIVHEVGHSVA, translated from the coding sequence ATGGATAAGGAATTGTTTGAAAAGTTTCTTATTGAAAGTCATAACGAAGAAGTTAAAAGGGAGAAAGAAGCTCGTGAAGCTCGCGAAGCTAGTAATTTAAGAAGGCAAAGAGAGAATGAGAACCGTCATGGTCATGGAGggatattaaataatcacAATCGATTACCTAACCAAGAGGAATTACAACAAGAATTACAAGAAGCTATACGTGATATAATAGAAGAGTTAGAGCTGGAAGGAGGGGGCCGTGTACGCCATCGTCGAGGTCCATTGGGAGGTCATCTCCATAATAATTTCCGTATACATAccaacaataacaataataatcataacaataacaataatacaaatattaatcgAGGTCAACACCCTATTTTCCGTCAACGTCGGCCATGGTTACGAACATTATTACGTAATCTATTGGtgattgattattttttaattctaatgattTTCCCCTTCAGTATGTATAACGTGTTGAGAAGTGGGTTCAGTTCCATGACATATAGCGATGATGATTTCATTAGTGAAATCATGAATTATATAAAGATTGTCCAAGTGTTTAATTCCAAAAAAGAGCTTATGATGATCATGAAGGAGAAGACCCTTTTGGGGAAATTCCATAACATAGTCGTATATTACCTCCAACCTTCTATTGAAACAGTTTTAAAACTGTTTAATTGGAGTTCAATGGCTCAAGACGAAATTATAATGTTTGCCAAGATTCtcataaagatattaacaGTGAACGCTTATTTGCTATACGGGCTAGGCGGCACAGCTTATATCTCCGGTGCAGGATTCTTCTTCACATTATGTTTCATGATCATTGCTATTAAGAGGTACGAAAGCCTGCATAAGATCATTGTGCACGAAGTTGGCCATAGTGTGGCATAG
- the IGO2 gene encoding phosphatase regulator (similar to Saccharomyces cerevisiae YHR132W-A and YNL157W; ancestral locus Anc_2.109), with translation MADNISPTNSQLDLTKAADEGVDVSHLTPQELKLYKMYGKLPSKKDLFKHRMQERKYFDSGDYALRKAGVLQQSDVTGNSSNNLPTTNPSGLRESIIKRRLSSSAGDSVGRKDSISSGPPPRSPNK, from the coding sequence ATGGCAGACAATATTTCACCTACAAATAGTCAATTAGATCTTACGAAAGCAGCTGACGAAGGGGTAGATGTTTCTCATTTGACCCCTCAAGAATTGAAACTTTATAAGATGTATGGTAAATTGCCATCAAAGAAAGATTTGTTTAAGCATCGTATGCAAGAGAGGAAATATTTCGACAGTGGGGATTATGCATTGAGGAAAGCAGGGGTATTACAACAAAGTGATGTTACTGGGAATTCCAGCAATAATTTACCGACTACAAATCCAAGTGGGTTAAGAGAATCTATTATTAAGAGAAGGTTGAGTAGTAGTGCCGGGGACTCAGTAGGTAGGAAAGATAGTATTTCTAGTGGACCCCCACCTAGATCACCTAATAAATAG
- the NSG1 gene encoding Nsg1p (similar to Saccharomyces cerevisiae NSG1 (YHR133C) and NSG2 (YNL156C); ancestral locus Anc_2.108), with amino-acid sequence MKDTNLSKTNYTQQSRDSINNLTKPTLYSIYDDDITKTASNDLYDTINMKSNKNSLFGDAPSSSSTSLLINSSSHNLHASTTDQLWNSFLKLLILSIFGILYHELSIQLYDNHDLKSGLTSKPLNLGVTLAQSLTLGIIPKWVSYGFEGIFFGLLIPCIDTLFHIKIKKHTYSNTSILKSCNVLLGVTYGIRKLEWSSSLQASGAWALLNIILWLFFDGTISMFLSCGVIGICCSTVCWILMDWKSEFGQLLYFVDFYFLGLLLFGQLGRYLFKA; translated from the coding sequence ATGAAAGATACAAACTTATCTAAAACAAATTATACCCAACAGAGTAGAGACTCTATCAACAACTTGACAAAACCTACTTTATATTCCATTTACGATGACGATATCACAAAGACTGCGTCCAATGACCTGTACGACACAATCAACatgaaatcaaataaaaattcattatttggcGATGCACCTTCATCTTCCTCCACATCTTTACTGATCAATTCCTCTTCGCATAACTTACACGCCTCCACAACAGATCAATTGTGGAACTCATTCTTAAAGCTACTCATACTCTCCATCTTTGGTATCCTTTACCATGAATTGTCCATCCAATTGTACGATAATCATGATTTGAAAAGTGGTCTCACTTCAAAACCTTTAAACTTGGGTGTTACCCTTGCACAATCACTAACTCTGGGGATTATCCCCAAGTGGGTCAGCTACGGGTTTGAAGGGATCTTTTTCGGTCTTTTAATACCTTGTATCGATACTCTATTCCATATCAAGATTAAAAAGCACACCTATTCAAACACTTCCATCTTAAAGAGTTGTAATGTTCTATTGGGGGTCACTTATGGGATCCGTAAATTAGAATGGTCCTCCTCTCTACAAGCATCAGGCGCATGGGCATTATTGAATATCATACTTTGGTTATTCTTTGATGGAACCATCTCCATGTTTTTATCATGTGGTGTCATAGGGATATGTTGTTCCACAGTGTGTTGGATTCTAATGGATTGGAAATCAGAATTCGGCCAATTGTTATATTTCGTTGATTTCTATTTCTTaggtttattattatttggacAATTGGGTCGTTACCTTTTTAAAGCATAA
- the WSS1 gene encoding metalloendopeptidase WSS1 (similar to Saccharomyces cerevisiae WSS1 (YHR134W); ancestral locus Anc_2.107), producing MRKNKETPKDNPHIDHVAVLNRPGHDEALAMLRHVARAVSLLMRQRRLHIGTLREFYPGDRRLLGLNVGHGIEVRLRLRHAGDEMRFLSAEAVLETLLHELTHNWFGPHDRKFYKRLDELMAEQWYNEQQGLYDTFLGSGQRLGGAIAHGNVLQGTAQASRRRGRGRGRKLGGRTRDVGDPREMAAKAAQRRLADQVTCGARIETAADARADPGLIVIDLCGEEETAATTEAKPRPKEIIDLTLDD from the coding sequence ATGCGTAAGAATAAGGAGACCCCTAAGGACAACCCTCACATCGATCACGTGGCGGTTTTAAACCGACCGGGCCACGACGAGGCGCTGGCGATGCTGCGTCACGTGGCACGGGCAGTTTCGTTATTGATGAGACAACGGCGGCTACATATAGGGACGCTAAGGGAGTTTTACCCTGGAGATCGGCGGCTATTGGGGTTGAATGTGGGCCATGGGATAGAAGTAAGGCTGCGCTTACGACACGCAGGTGACGAGATGAGGTTTTTAAGTGCTGAGGCTGTATTGGAGACGTTGTTGCATGAATTAACACATAATTGGTTTGGCCCACATGATAGAAAGTTTTATAAGAGATTGGATGAATTGATGGCCGAACAATGGTATAATGAACAACAAGGGTTATATGATACGTTTTTAGGGAGTGGCCAGCGTCTTGGTGGTGCCATTGCTCATGGGAATGTACTACAAGGTACAGCACAAGCATCACGGAGGCGTGGGCGTGGGCGTGGTAGGAAACTTGGTGGGAGAACAAGAGATGTAGGGGATCCACGGGAGATGGCTGCCAAAGCAGCACAACGACGACTTGCCGACCAAGTCACGTGCGGTGCTCGTATAGAAACAGCTGCGGATGCACGGGCGGACCCTGGTTTAATAGTGATTGATTTGTGTGGCGAAGAAGAGACTGCTGCAACCACGGAAGCCAAGCCACGACCGAAAGAGATTATAGATCTAACGTTAGAtgattga
- the GIM3 gene encoding tubulin-binding prefolding complex subunit GIM3 (similar to Saccharomyces cerevisiae GIM3 (YNL153C); ancestral locus Anc_2.101) — protein MELLPEGKKNTVTVTYEDQQKINEFSKLIMRKDNLEKKLSKERQEKEYLDDVSLEIELVDEEELINYKIGELFIMLKQEKVVSLLEKDMAQVEESIDSLENNLSDLDTKIKGLKTDLYVKFGDNINLER, from the coding sequence atggaattattaccagagggtaaaaaaaatacagtAACAGTCACCTATGAGGATCAACAAAAAATCAATGAATTTTCCAAGTTGATCATGCGTAAGgataatttggaaaaaaaattatccaaaGAACGTCAAGAAAAGGAATATTTAGATGATGTCTCTTTAGAAATAGAATTGGtcgatgaagaagaattaatcaattataaaataGGTGAATTATTCATAATGTTAAAGCAAGAAAAAGTCGTTTCTTTGTTAGAAAAGGATATGGCACAAGTCGAAGAATCCATAGATTCTTTGGAGAATAACTTGTCCGATCTAgatacaaaaataaaaggtTTAAAGACAGATCTGTACGTCAAATTCGGCGATAACATCAACCTAGAACGTTAA
- the TBLA0B01000 gene encoding uncharacterized protein (similar to Saccharomyces cerevisiae SPL2 (YHR136C); ancestral locus Anc_2.103), producing the protein MQMEISVSYQEYVYNRILKDSKQMLSQSPIAQTHYSSRLSCRSSVTAEPDSTYAATPRDRAAYTANTRNTTTPSYYDPPPSYTMLANQYTSAQEQQESAPRRKSGVKWKNWFNYSGYTALSTGHHKQRRSSHSQSQSQSKSKSKSSSLKKESKDTPATREAQLKELKDLQQLNDLWLKGGFENLHEDMFDDSSDEE; encoded by the coding sequence ATGCAGATGGAAATATCCGTATCTTATCAGGAGTATGTGTATAACCGTATCTTGAAAGACTCCAAGCAAATGCTCTCACAATCTCCTATCGCACAAACACATTATAGTTCTCGACTCAGTTGCCGCTCATCGGTGACTGCTGAGCCAGATAGCACGTATGCCGCTACACCACGTGACCGTGCTGCATATACTGCTAATACAAGAAACACAACAACACCTAGCTATTATGATCCACCTCCAAGTTATACCATGCTGGCAAACCAATATACCTCTGCACAAGAACAACAAGAAAGTGCACCTCGAAGAAAGTCAGGGGTGAAGTGGAAAAACTGGTTCAATTATTCGGGGTATACTGCCCTTTCCACAGGCCATCATAAACAAAGGAGGAGCTCACACTCGCAGTCGCAGTCGCAATCGAAATCGAAATCGAAATCGAGTTCGCTGAAGAAGGAATCTAAAGATACCCCTGCCACCAGAGAGGCCCAACTTAAGGAGTTGAAAGATTTACAACAGCTCAACGACCTGTGGCTGAAAGGAGGGTTCGAAAACCTGCATGAAGACATGTTTGACGACTCAAGTGACGAGGAATGA
- the ARO9 gene encoding aromatic-amino-acid:2-oxoglutarate transaminase (similar to Saccharomyces cerevisiae ARO9 (YHR137W); ancestral locus Anc_2.102), translating into MSYPTPSPIVISEEKLQSQYSHFLSKRCKNRKLYSFWDPADLSAKRNDRASNSDKSVPVIELTGGMPNEIFFPIRSIELNINRGIHTTSPFINARIDNKLPRELPIPISFQYSQTQGLAPILDFLKLIVANCNNPPYQNWDLLLANGSSDSMFKLFDTLTDETTTVLVEEFTFSPVLSNITATGASCVPLQLNFTSNPSNQGINVTYLQHLLENWQSGPYKHLNRPSILYTISTGQNPTGLTISMENRARIYKLAQKYNFLIVEDDPYSYMSYPTYVKGKNINPYHSRMSTQEFIQSHLVKSFITLDTDGRVIRLETFSKLFAPGLRLSFIVANNFIIKQLFDYSEITTKAPSGASQALFYSTVKAMSEHIPNNYCSTSTSLAHPNIPLPSDLSHGELNKMYNGWFQWLVRLAQEYTSRRNVTLDTLTNTTAYKLGMFYITPPSAGMFISIKINSSYNNKLIDEFNNDIPTLLSHLNKILIQNGVKLVLGSNMCVSKEFSKNHCDFLRMTIAYSKDENELIEASKRIGYGIEQFFNTSRNISNKEF; encoded by the coding sequence ATGTCTTACCCCACACCTTCTCCGATCGTCATCTCCGAAGAAAAACTTCAATCGCAATATTCGCATTTTCTTTCCAAAAGATGCAAGAACCGGAAACTTTACTCCTTTTGGGACCCTGCAGATTTGTCTGCCAAAAGAAACGATAGGGCATCGAACTCAGACAAGTCTGTCCCAGTCATTGAGCTCACTGGCGGTATGCCCAATGAAATATTCTTCCCCATAAGGTCCATAGAACTAAATATCAATAGAGGTATCCATACCACTTCACCGTTCATAAATGCGCGCATCGATAATAAGTTGCCAAGGGAACTCCCCATCCCAATCTCGTTCCAGTACTCTCAAACACAGGGGTTGGCCCCGATCTTGGATTTTTTGAAACTCATTGTTGCTAATTGCAACAATCCCCCCTATCAAAACTGGGATCTACTACTAGCAAACGGCTCTAGTGATTCCATGTTTAAATTGTTTGACACCTTAACTGATGAGACAACTACAGTTCTTGTTGAGGAATTTACCTTCAGCCCTGTGTTGTCGAATATCACCGCCACGGGTGCTTCTTGTGTCCCCTTACAATTGAATTTCACTTCAAACCCTTCAAACCAAGGCATTAATGTAACATATTTACAACATTTACTAGAAAATTGGCAATCAGGCCCTTATAAGCATCTAAATCGTCCCTCTATATTGTACACAATCTCCACAGGGCAAAACCCGACTGGTTTGACCATTTCAATGGAAAATAGAGCACGGATTTATAAACTGGCTCAAAAATACAATTTCTTAATAGTGGAAGACGATCCCTATAGTTATATGTCATATCCAACATATGTCAAAGGCAAAAACATCAATCCTTATCATTCTCGCATGTCAACTCAAGAGTTCATCCAATCTCATTTGGTTAAATCATTCATCACGCTAGATACAGATGGTAGAGTCATTAGATTAGAaactttttctaaattattcgCCCCGGGGTTAAGATTAAGTTTCATAGTCGCAAACAATTTCATAATCAAGCAATTGTTTGATTATTCTGAAATCACTACAAAGGCTCCTTCAGGTGCCTCCCAAGCTCTATTCTATTCCACTGTAAAGGCAATGTCTGAACATATACCGAACAACTATTGCTCCACATCTACCTCCCTTGCTCATCCCAATATCCCCCTCCCATCAGATCTTTCTCATGgtgaattgaataaaatgtACAATGGTTGGTTCCAATGGTTGGTTCGTTTGGCTCAAGAATATACAAGTAGAAGAAACGTTACTCTAGATACATTAACAAACACAACAGCATACAAGTTGGGTATGTTTTACATAACTCCGCCCTCAGCAGGGATGTTTATCAGTATAAAAATCAATTCCtcttataataataaactaatCGATGAATTCAATAACGATATCCCCACATTATTGtctcatttaaataaaatcttaATACAAAACGGTGTCAAATTAGTATTAGGCTCAAATATGTGTGTTTCCAAggaattttccaaaaatcATTGTGATTTCTTAAGAATGACTATCGCATATTCcaaagatgaaaatgaattaatagaAGCTTCAAAAAGAATAGGTTACGGTATTGAACAATTCTTCAATACCTCAAGAaacatttcaaataaagaattttag